A window of the Dioscorea cayenensis subsp. rotundata cultivar TDr96_F1 chromosome 14, TDr96_F1_v2_PseudoChromosome.rev07_lg8_w22 25.fasta, whole genome shotgun sequence genome harbors these coding sequences:
- the LOC120275792 gene encoding E3 ubiquitin-protein ligase PRT1 isoform X2, whose product MAGIEPPPVDSPASPSPASMEDAASECSTHPSFQCCICLDLLYKPVVLACGHMSCFWCVHKAMHAERVSQCPICRKPFYHFPSICWLLHFLLLKIEPLAYKRREEEVLEEEKHLDCFSPQVLDHVISDRACLEDVKGSSDGPKINDLPEIKFNSTTAKQVSLDDVICPLCKKLLFRPVVLNCGHVFCESCLSGLVDGPLKCQVCRSPHPGGIPNVCLDLDHFLEEQFPRHHITMKEGVGLERTQGQKGELSSGVPQAEKQTLKSSYNSGDGQLWFQGESSDVQIGVGCDSCGMYPIIGNRYRCKDCKEKIGFDLCEACYSTNSKFPGRFNQQHRPDHTFELDNSMLELYKLMSQNHFI is encoded by the exons ATGGCTGGCATCGAGCCACCGCCCGTGGATTCGCCGGCCTCGCCGTCGCCGGCGTCAATGGAGGACGCCGCCTCAGAGTGCTCCACCCACCCTTCCTTCCAGTGCTGCATTTGCCT TGATCTCCTCTACAAGCCGGTTGTTCTTG CATGTGGCCATATGTCTTGCTTTTGGTGTGTGCATAAGGCCATGCATGCTGAGCGAGTCTCCCAGTGCCCTATTTGTCGAAAGCCTTTTTATCATTTTCCCAGTATTTGCTGGTTGCTGCACTTTTTGCTACTGAAAATTGAACCTCTGGCTTACAAAAGAAGGGAAGAGGAAGTTTTAG AGGAAGAGAAACATTTGGACTGCTTCTCACCGCAGGTTTTGGATCATGTAATTTCTGACAGAGCCTGTCTTG AGGATGTCAAAGGATCTTCTGATGGTCCCAAGATCAATGACTTGCCAGAGATTAAATTCAACAGTACCACAGCCAAGCAAGTCTCTTTGGATGATGTAATTTGCCCTCTATGTAAAAAACTGCTTTTTCGACCTGTTGTCCTTAACTGTGGCCATG TATTTTGTGAATCTTGTCTATCTGGCCTAGTTGATGGACCTCTTAAATGTCAAGTTTGTCGAAGCCCGCATCCTGGAGGAATTCCTAATGTTTGCTTGGATTTGGATCATTTCTTGGAAGAACAATTCCCAAGACATCATATTACAATGAAGGAGGGTGTGGGGCTTGAAAGGACACAAGGCCAAAAAGGGGAATTATCATCTG GTGTTCCACAAGCAGAGAAACAGACACTTAAGTCATCTTATAATTCAGGGGATGGCCAGTTATGGTTTCAAGGGGAATCATCAGATGTTCAAATTGGAGTAGGCTGTGATTCATGCGGA ATGTATCCCATCATTGGCAATAGGTACAGGTGCAAAGATTGCAAGGAGAAAATTGGCTTTGACCTATGTGAAGCATGCTATAGTACCAACTCTAAATTTCCCGGCAGATTCAATCAGCAGCACAGGCCAGACCACACATTTGAGCTCGATAACTCAATGTTAGAGTTATATAAG CTGATGAgccaaaatcattttatttga
- the LOC120275792 gene encoding E3 ubiquitin-protein ligase PRT1 isoform X1 encodes MAGIEPPPVDSPASPSPASMEDAASECSTHPSFQCCICLDLLYKPVVLACGHMSCFWCVHKAMHAERVSQCPICRKPFYHFPSICWLLHFLLLKIEPLAYKRREEEVLEEEKHLDCFSPQVLDHVISDRACLEDVKGSSDGPKINDLPEIKFNSTTAKQVSLDDVICPLCKKLLFRPVVLNCGHVFCESCLSGLVDGPLKCQVCRSPHPGGIPNVCLDLDHFLEEQFPRHHITMKEGVGLERTQGQKGELSSGVPQAEKQTLKSSYNSGDGQLWFQGESSDVQIGVGCDSCGMYPIIGNRYRCKDCKEKIGFDLCEACYSTNSKFPGRFNQQHRPDHTFELDNSMLELYKKLMSQNHFI; translated from the exons ATGGCTGGCATCGAGCCACCGCCCGTGGATTCGCCGGCCTCGCCGTCGCCGGCGTCAATGGAGGACGCCGCCTCAGAGTGCTCCACCCACCCTTCCTTCCAGTGCTGCATTTGCCT TGATCTCCTCTACAAGCCGGTTGTTCTTG CATGTGGCCATATGTCTTGCTTTTGGTGTGTGCATAAGGCCATGCATGCTGAGCGAGTCTCCCAGTGCCCTATTTGTCGAAAGCCTTTTTATCATTTTCCCAGTATTTGCTGGTTGCTGCACTTTTTGCTACTGAAAATTGAACCTCTGGCTTACAAAAGAAGGGAAGAGGAAGTTTTAG AGGAAGAGAAACATTTGGACTGCTTCTCACCGCAGGTTTTGGATCATGTAATTTCTGACAGAGCCTGTCTTG AGGATGTCAAAGGATCTTCTGATGGTCCCAAGATCAATGACTTGCCAGAGATTAAATTCAACAGTACCACAGCCAAGCAAGTCTCTTTGGATGATGTAATTTGCCCTCTATGTAAAAAACTGCTTTTTCGACCTGTTGTCCTTAACTGTGGCCATG TATTTTGTGAATCTTGTCTATCTGGCCTAGTTGATGGACCTCTTAAATGTCAAGTTTGTCGAAGCCCGCATCCTGGAGGAATTCCTAATGTTTGCTTGGATTTGGATCATTTCTTGGAAGAACAATTCCCAAGACATCATATTACAATGAAGGAGGGTGTGGGGCTTGAAAGGACACAAGGCCAAAAAGGGGAATTATCATCTG GTGTTCCACAAGCAGAGAAACAGACACTTAAGTCATCTTATAATTCAGGGGATGGCCAGTTATGGTTTCAAGGGGAATCATCAGATGTTCAAATTGGAGTAGGCTGTGATTCATGCGGA ATGTATCCCATCATTGGCAATAGGTACAGGTGCAAAGATTGCAAGGAGAAAATTGGCTTTGACCTATGTGAAGCATGCTATAGTACCAACTCTAAATTTCCCGGCAGATTCAATCAGCAGCACAGGCCAGACCACACATTTGAGCTCGATAACTCAATGTTAGAGTTATATAAG AAGCTGATGAgccaaaatcattttatttga